The DNA window AGAAGAGCTATGTTCATGGATTGCATTTTTAATTGAATCAACAATACAATTTGCATTCCAGCCAACAATGACTGTAGCTCTTTTTTCTAAATTTTCTGGAACTTCTTCAACACCATATGGTCTAACTAAGACTATTGGTATGTTATGTTTTTCACTGGCATTTAAAAGATCATCAAATTTATCTTTATTTTCTTGATAAAGACCTGCTAATAATATTATAACATCTATTTTATGGAAGAATTCTGGATTTACGGTTGAATATGAAGGAGAAATAGATTCTTTCCATAAGAAATCTGTTTTTGAATATATTTTTTCAATAAACTGTCTATATTCATTGTTTTTATCATATCCATTACTTACAATGAGATTATAAATTTTATTATCATTTTCTTCTTCAAACATTTTTATCACATTTTTTTATAGATATTAGTTTTATTACATATTTATTCTATTTAAAAAATTTGTTAGTTATTTAAAGTAAAAAGAATTAATTAATATATAATATTGTATTTTATCGAGGGTTTATTATATGAGAGCAGCTGTTATTGGTTTAGGAGTTGAAGGTAAAAAAGCATTTAACTCTCTTATAAATCATGGATGGGATGTTTATGCATCTGATTTAAATGTTAATGTTGATTTATCTGGATTAGATATTCCAAAGTTAGATATGGA is part of the Methanobrevibacter woesei genome and encodes:
- a CDS encoding nuclease encodes the protein MFEEENDNKIYNLIVSNGYDKNNEYRQFIEKIYSKTDFLWKESISPSYSTVNPEFFHKIDVIILLAGLYQENKDKFDDLLNASEKHNIPIVLVRPYGVEEVPENLEKRATVIVGWNANCIVDSIKNAIHEHSSSCEI